A window of the Mesotoga prima MesG1.Ag.4.2 genome harbors these coding sequences:
- a CDS encoding response regulator has protein sequence MKNAIILLVEDKMMDIELTLDSFRQVGLTNHVEIAKTGERALDYVFGNGPFSDREAFPLPDLVLLDLKLPGISGHEVLQEMKKSELTKRIPVVVLTSSREEGDRAICYDSGVNSFLVKPVNFKEFLVVARAIGDYWLTINVGPPFE, from the coding sequence TTGAAAAATGCGATCATACTTCTGGTTGAAGATAAGATGATGGACATTGAGTTGACTCTTGATTCCTTCAGGCAGGTGGGGCTCACGAATCACGTCGAAATCGCAAAGACTGGGGAAAGAGCGCTCGATTATGTATTCGGTAACGGACCCTTCAGTGATAGAGAGGCTTTTCCACTTCCTGATCTTGTTCTGCTAGATCTCAAACTACCCGGCATTTCCGGGCATGAGGTTCTTCAAGAGATGAAGAAAAGCGAACTAACGAAAAGAATACCGGTTGTCGTTCTTACTTCTTCCCGAGAAGAAGGAGACAGAGCTATCTGTTACGACAGTGGAGTAAACTCCTTCCTAGTCAAGCCAGTTAATTTCAAGGAATTCCTCGTTGTAGCCAGGGCCATTGGTGATTACTGGCTCACGATCAACGTTGGTCCTCCATTTGAATGA